The window CGTGGTGTCCGTAGACGAGGACCGTGGGTGCCTGCGGGTCGTCGGAGGGCCATTCGGCGAAGACGGCGGGGGCGCCGGGCGTGGCCCAGACCTCGCAGGTCGGGAAGCCTGTCTCCTGGAGTTTGGCGGCGAGCCAGTCGGCGCTGCGCCGTACGTCCGCGGCGTGTTCGGGCTGGGCCGACACGGACGGGATGCGCAGCCACTCGGCGAGGTCGTCGAGGAAGGCTGCGCGGTGCTGCTCGATGTACGCGCGGACGGCGCTGTCCGGAGTCTTGCTCATGGTCACGAGCCTAGCCGTCCACGCGCGCGTGCTGGTCCGGCGGTTCCTCGGGGACCCCATCGGGTGGTTCTTCGAGGAGGAGCCGCTCCAGTGCGGCCCGGTCGGGCAGGCTCTCGGGGCGTACGACCTCGCCGCTGCGCACGTACAGGAAGGCGGCCTGTACGGAATCCAGGGGTACGCCGTGCTGCTCGGCCCAGGCGAGCCGGTAGAGGGCGAGCTGGAGTGGGTCGGCGTTGCGGGCGCGGTTGGTCTTCCAGTCGACGATCTCGTACGTCGTCCTGTCGCCGTCGTCTTCTTTGTAGACGGCGTCGATGCGGCCCCGTACGACGCGTCCGGCGATCGCGAGCTGGAAGGGTGCCTCGACGCGGTAGGGGGTGCGGTGGGCGTACGGGGTGCGTTCGAAGGCGTCCTTGAGGGCTTCCAGGTCGCGTTCGTCGGCGATCTCGGCCTCGCTGCCGGGCAGTTCCTCCGGTTCCAGCATCGGCAGGCGCAGCTCTTCGAAGCGGGCCTCGACCCAGGCGTGGAAGCGGGTGCCGCGGCGGGCGGCCGGCTGGGGCGGGCGCGGCATGGGGCGCGCGAGTTCCTGTGCGAAGGCGTCCGGGTCGGCGGCCAGGCGCAGCAGCTGGGAGGCGGTCAGGGAGGCCGGCAGGATGACGTCCGTGACGCTTTCGCGGGCGCGCAGGAGCTCTCCGGCGAGGGCGTCCAGGTCGCGGTCCCAGGAGGCGACGGTGCGGGCTTCCTCCGGGGTGAGGTGCCTCGTCTCGGAGGCGGGGCGGGGCGTCTCCGGAGGGTGTGGGCGCGCGTCCGGGGAGCGGGCGAGGTGTGCGTCCGGGGACGGGGTGGGGTGCGGAACCCTGGGACGGTTCGTGGTCCACGAGTCCCAGTCCCCCCGGGCTGACTCGTCTGTGAAATCGGTCTCTTCGTGGATGTCCTCCCCGAAGGGGGGCTCGTCGTGGAGCGGTTCGTCGTAGGGCAGTTCGTCGTCCTCGGGTGGAGGCGGCCAGTCCGGGTCGTCGCACGACTCCGGGGCGTCGTGGGACGAGGGGTGGGCCGTCTCGTGGGAGTGGCCGGATTCCAGGTGGGCCAGGACCGTCTGTGCGGCCGCGCGTCGGCGGGCCATGGCCGCGTCGTCGAGCGGGAGCGGCCAGGCGTGGTCGCCGCCCGCCTCGTGCAGCGCGGGGTTCTCCTCGGTCTCCTCGGGTTCGTCCGCCCAGGCCTCGATCTCGCCGTGCCCGGCCTCGCAGTGCTCGTACAGGGACTGCAGGAAGTCGGAGGGGCCGCGGGGCTTCTTCTGGGAGGGGCCCCACCAGTGGCCCGAGCCGAGCAGCAGGGAGCGGGGGCGGGTGAACGTGACGTAGCCGAGGCGGAGTTCCTCGGTGTGCTGGTGTTCCTTCATGGCCTCGTGGAAGGCCTTCATGCTGCGGGAGTCCCAGGCGCCGATGTCCGGCAGGGTGTCGGCGTCGCCGCGGAGTTCGTGCGGCAGGACCTTGCCCTGTGCGGTCCATTTCTCGCGGCCCTGGCTGCTGGGGAAGGTGCCGGTGACGAGGCCGGGGACCGCGACGACGTCCCATTCCAGGCCCTTGGACTTGTGCGCGGTGAGCACCTTGACGGTGTTCTCGCCGCCCGGCAGGGCGTTGTCGAGGCCCTTCTCGTACTGGGCGGCGGTGCGCAGGAAGCCGAGGAAGGCGAGGAGGGTGGCCTCGCCGTCGTTGGCGGCGAAGGAGGCTGCGATGTCGAGGAAGTTGGAGAGGGTCTCGCGTCGGCGGGCCGCCAGGGCGTGCGGGGACGCGGAGAGCTCCACCTCCAGGCCGGTGGTGGCGAGGACCCGGTGCAGGACGTCCATGAGCGGGTCGGAGAGCGAGCGGCGCAGGTCGCGCAGTTCGGTGGCGAGCCGTGCGAACCGTACGCGGGCGTCGGCGGAGAAGGGCAGGCCGTCGTCGTCCCCGTGGCCTCCGAGGGGTGTCTCCAGGAACGTGTCGAGGGCGTCCGCGAGCGAGATGATCTCGGCAGGGTCGATGCCCTCGACGGCGGCGGCGAGCCGCCGGTCGGGGTCGTCGTCGGCCCCCACGCGCGCGTGCGACACGAGAAGGCGGGCCCTGCGTCCCAGGAGGGCGAGGTCGCGGGCGCCGATGCGCCAGCGCGGGCCGGTGAGCAGGCGGACCAGCGAGGCGTTGGCGCCCGGGTCCTGGAGGACCTCGCAGACGGCGACCAGGTCGGCGACCTCGGGGAGGTGCAGCAGCCCGGAGAGGCCGACGACCTCCACGGGGATGTCGCGGGCGACAAGGGCGCCCTGGATCTCGGCGAAGTCGGTCGCCGTGCGGCACAGGACGGCGATCTCACCGGGCGCCTTTCCGGTGCGTACGAGATGGGCGATGGAGTCGGCGAGCCAGTCCATCTCCTCGGCGTGGGTGCGCAGCAGGGCGCAGCGCACCATGCCGTCCCGCTCGGCCCCCGGGGCCGGGCGGAGGGCCTCCACGCCCGCGTGGAGGGCGCGCAGGGGCTCGGCGAGGCCGTTGGCGAGGTCGAGGAGGCGGCCGCCGCTGCGGCGGTTCTCGCTGAGCGACTGGCGGGTCGCTGGGCGGCCGTCGGCGTGGGCGAAGTGCTCGGGGAAGTCGTCGAGGTTGGCGACGGAGGCGCCGCGCCATCCGTAGATCGCCTGGCAGGGGTCACCGACGGCGGTCACCGGGTGGCCCGTGCCGCTGCCGAACAGGCCCGCCAGGAGGATGCGCTGGGCCACGGAGGTGTCCTGGTACTCGTCGAGCAGGACCACGCGGAACTCGTCGCGCAGGATGCCGCCGACCTCGGGGCGGGTGCTGGCGAGGGTCGCGGAGAGGGCGATCTGGTCGCCGAAGTCGAGGAGGTCGCGCTCGCGCTTGGCGGCCCTGTAGCGGCCCACCAGCTCGGCCAGTTCACGCCGGGCGGCGGCCGTCTCGGGGACCTTGCGCAGGTCGGCGTTGGTGAGCTTGACGCTCTCCAGGTCCCGCAGCAGTACGGCGTCGTAGGCCCGCAGGTCCCGGGGGTGTACGAGGTGTTCGGCGAGCTCGCCGTCGAGCGTGAGGAGGTCGCTGACCAGGTCGGGGAAGGAGCGGGTGAGCGCGGGGTAGGGCCCCGGTGCCTCGCGCAGGACGCGTGCGGCGAGCTGGTAGCGGGTCGCGTCGGCGAGGAGGCGCGCGGTGGGTTCGAGCCCGATGCGCAGTCCGTGGTCGGTCAGCAGGCGGCCCGCGAAGGCGTGGTAGGTGGAGATGACCGGCTCGCCGGGCGGGTTGTCCGGGTCGATCACGTCCGGGTCGGTGACGCCCGCCTTGATGAGGGCTTTCCGTACGCGCTCGGCGAGTTCGCCCGCCGCCTTGTTGGTGAAGGTCAGGCCGAGGACCTGTTCGGGCGCGACCTGTCCGGTGCCGACCAGCCACACCACGCGCGCGGCCATCACCGTGGTCTTGCCGGATCCGGCGCCGGCCACGATCACCTGCGGGGCGGGCGGTGCGGTGATGCAGGCCGTCTGCTCCGGGGTGAACGGGATGCCGAGGAGCTCCTTGAGCTGCTCGGGGTCAGAGATACGGGCTGGCACGTCAGAGAGGCTAGCCGCGCCCACTGACAGCCGGTGCCGAATCGGTGTCCGGGCCGGAGGATGCGCTGGTCAGCACGCGTGGTGCGGTACGTCACTTCACGTACGGCGGGAGCCCTGCGAACAGCGGAGCCTCTGCTACGGCGGATGTCCGCACCCGCCCTTCGGAGGCCCGCGCCCTGTCACTCGGCCGTGGCCGTCACTCGACCACTCCCGTCACTCAACACCGCGCTCATCACCCGACCAGGCCTCTCACTCGACCACGTGCCGCCCTTCCGGCC is drawn from Streptomyces liliifuscus and contains these coding sequences:
- a CDS encoding ATP-dependent DNA helicase, which encodes MPARISDPEQLKELLGIPFTPEQTACITAPPAPQVIVAGAGSGKTTVMAARVVWLVGTGQVAPEQVLGLTFTNKAAGELAERVRKALIKAGVTDPDVIDPDNPPGEPVISTYHAFAGRLLTDHGLRIGLEPTARLLADATRYQLAARVLREAPGPYPALTRSFPDLVSDLLTLDGELAEHLVHPRDLRAYDAVLLRDLESVKLTNADLRKVPETAAARRELAELVGRYRAAKRERDLLDFGDQIALSATLASTRPEVGGILRDEFRVVLLDEYQDTSVAQRILLAGLFGSGTGHPVTAVGDPCQAIYGWRGASVANLDDFPEHFAHADGRPATRQSLSENRRSGGRLLDLANGLAEPLRALHAGVEALRPAPGAERDGMVRCALLRTHAEEMDWLADSIAHLVRTGKAPGEIAVLCRTATDFAEIQGALVARDIPVEVVGLSGLLHLPEVADLVAVCEVLQDPGANASLVRLLTGPRWRIGARDLALLGRRARLLVSHARVGADDDPDRRLAAAVEGIDPAEIISLADALDTFLETPLGGHGDDDGLPFSADARVRFARLATELRDLRRSLSDPLMDVLHRVLATTGLEVELSASPHALAARRRETLSNFLDIAASFAANDGEATLLAFLGFLRTAAQYEKGLDNALPGGENTVKVLTAHKSKGLEWDVVAVPGLVTGTFPSSQGREKWTAQGKVLPHELRGDADTLPDIGAWDSRSMKAFHEAMKEHQHTEELRLGYVTFTRPRSLLLGSGHWWGPSQKKPRGPSDFLQSLYEHCEAGHGEIEAWADEPEETEENPALHEAGGDHAWPLPLDDAAMARRRAAAQTVLAHLESGHSHETAHPSSHDAPESCDDPDWPPPPEDDELPYDEPLHDEPPFGEDIHEETDFTDESARGDWDSWTTNRPRVPHPTPSPDAHLARSPDARPHPPETPRPASETRHLTPEEARTVASWDRDLDALAGELLRARESVTDVILPASLTASQLLRLAADPDAFAQELARPMPRPPQPAARRGTRFHAWVEARFEELRLPMLEPEELPGSEAEIADERDLEALKDAFERTPYAHRTPYRVEAPFQLAIAGRVVRGRIDAVYKEDDGDRTTYEIVDWKTNRARNADPLQLALYRLAWAEQHGVPLDSVQAAFLYVRSGEVVRPESLPDRAALERLLLEEPPDGVPEEPPDQHARVDG